The proteins below come from a single Salvelinus fontinalis isolate EN_2023a chromosome 1, ASM2944872v1, whole genome shotgun sequence genomic window:
- the LOC129862726 gene encoding leucine-rich repeat transmembrane protein FLRT3-like has protein sequence MTAQCKNFLLFLTRVGLLLGLANPLVTSASCPSACRCDGTFIYCNDRGLTSIPTGIPLDATVLFLQNNRIKSAGIPTDLKRLSNVEKIYLYCNNLDEFPQNLPIGVKELHLQENNIRMITHASLGQIPLIEELHLDDNSVSAVSIEEGAFRDSNHLRLLFLSRNHLSTIPSGLPQTIEELRFDDNRISSISEASLQDLINLKRLVLDGNLLNNRGIGEMAFINLINLTELSLVRNTLTSPPANLPGTSLEKLQLQDNHINRVPAGAFAFLRQLYRLDLSGNNLSSLPQGVFEDLDNLTQLLLRNNPWQCTCRMKWVRDWLRSLPTKVNVRGFMCQGPDKVKGMAIKDLSTDLFDCGGSDLGGSQGAPTFETSTVSNTLPPSHPQWPSFVTKRPVVKMPELSKNHRSTTTPSGRKIIRISVKSSSAETVHISWRVSVPMTALRLSWLKLGHNPSFGSITETIVQGEKTEYLLTALEPESSYRICMVPMETSNIYLSDETPVCIETETSSLKAYNPTTTLNREQEKEPYNNSSLPLAAIIGGAVALLAMIMLAIVCWYVHRKGSLFSRNCTYNKGRRRKDDYAEAGTKKDTSILEIREASFQMIPIHPVPVSKEEFVIHTIFPPNGLSLYKSPHSETSISNRSYRDSGIPDSDHSHS, from the coding sequence ATGACCGCCCAATGCAAGAActtcctcctcttcctgaccAGAGTAGGACTACTCCTGGGTCTGGCTAACCCTCTGGTGACCTCAGCCTCCTGCCCCTCGGCCTGCCGGTGTGATGGGACCTTCATCTACTGTAATGATCGAGGCCTCACCTCTATTCCTACCGGCATTCCGCTGGATGCTACTGTACTCTTCCTCCAAAACAACAGGATCAAGAGTGCTGGTATTCCCACCGACCTGAAGAGGCTAAGCAATGTAGAGAAGATCTATCTGTACTGTAATAATCTGGACGAGTTCCCCCAAAACCTGCCGATAGGAGTCAAAGAGCTGCATCTACAGGAGAATAATATTCGGATGATTACGCATGCATCGCTGGGTCAGATCCCACTGATCGAGGAGCTACACCTGGATGATAACTCTGTCTCGGCGGTTAGCATCGAGGAGGGAGCGTTCAGGGACAGCAACCACCTGAGATTACTTTTTCTGTCCAGGAACCACCTGAGCACCATCCCGTCCGGCCTTCCGCAGACCATCGAGGAGCTGCGCTTCGACGACAACCGGATCTCGTCGATATCGGAGGCGTCCCTCCAGGACCTGATCAACCTAAAGAGACTCGTCCTGGACGGGAACCTACTCAACAACCGTGGCATCGGCGAGATGGCCTTCATCAACCTGATTAATCTCACCGAGCTGTCCCTGGTGAGAAACACACTGACGTCTCCGCCGGCTAACTTACCGGGAACCAGTCTTGAAAAATTGCAGCTCCAAGACAACCACATCAACCGGGTACCGGCCGGGGCTTTCGCTTTCCTCAGGCAGCTGTATCGACTGGATCTATCGGGCAACAACCTGAGCAGTCTGCCTCAAGGAGTGTTTGAAGACCTGGATAACCTCACGCAGCTCCTGCTCCGTAACAACCCATGGCAGTGTACTTGCCGGATGAAGTGGGTGAGAGACTGGTTAAGGTCGCTGCCGACAAAAGTCAACGTTCGAGGGTTTATGTGCCAGGGGCCGGACAAGGTGAAGGGCATGGCTATAAAGGATCTGTCTACTGACTTGTTTGACTGTGGAGGCTCTGACTTGGGCGGGAGCCAGGGGGCCCCTACCTTCGAGACCAGCACCGTCTCTAACACCTTACCCCCCTCACATCCACAATGGCCCTCCTTTGTCACTAAAAGACCAGTGGTGAAAATGCCTGAACTGAGTAAGAACCACCGCAGTACTACGACACCATCAGGTAGAAAGATCATCAGGATCAGCGTGAAGTCGAGCAGTGCAGAGACAGTGCACATCTCCTGGAGGGTTTCTGTACCCATGACTGCCCTAAGGCTCAGCTGGTTAAAACTGGGCCACAACCCTTCGTTCGGTTCCATCACGGAGACCATCGTACAGGGGGAGAAGACGGAGTACCTCCTAACAGCTCTAGAACCGGAATCCTCATACAGGATATGCATGGTTCCCATGGAGACCAGCAACATTTACCTGTCGGATGAGACGCCGGTTTGCATTGAGACAGAGACCAGTTCTCTGAAGGCctacaaccccaccaccactctgaACCGCGAGCAGGAAAAGGAGCCTTACAACAATTCCAGTCTGCCTTTAGCCGCGATCATCGGAGGGGCTGTGGCTCTGTTGGCAATGATAATGCTGGCGATCGTGTGCTGGTACGTGCACAGGAAGGGTTCGCTGTTTTCCAGGAATTGCACCTACAACAAGGGCCGACGGAGGAAGGACGATTACGCAGAGGCGGGGACGAAGAAGGATACCTCGATCTTGGAGATACGAGAGGCCTCTTTCCAGATGATCCCTATACACCCCGTGCCCGTGTCCAAAGAGGAGTTTGTGATACATACCATTTTCCCTCCGAATGGATTGAGTCTGTACAAAAGCCCGCACAGCGAGACCAGTATTAGCAACAGGAGCTACAGAGACAGTGGAATACCTGATTCAGACCACTCCCATTCATGA